The Juglans regia cultivar Chandler chromosome 11, Walnut 2.0, whole genome shotgun sequence genome contains the following window.
tttttcaaaaagactgCATGGTGCTTGCACACTCCAtgactatatatagcattactcatgacCGAAGCAACTTGGTGCAATCCTGGTCGGGGTCAAAGGTCACTTTCACTtaggctggtttggttacacaaaaccaaactatttcatctcatctcatataatcattacaactttcctaaactctgacacaaaatataataaacaattcaactttttcaaatctcaaaataaaaattatattaaaaaattatattataataatattttattcaactttcaacaaaacatcttatctcatctgaactgcgtaaccaaacgaggctaTATTCTTTCACAGTATAGAAGTATGATGTTTCCAAGTGTTATGCTTCTTTCTGTGAAACCTAAATCTTCCATTACCAAGTTCATAGGGGAACCTTTCGTCcggaagagaaaggaaaaaagcaATTGAAAacgaaatattattttaagcaGTAATATATGTGGAAAGCACAACAGAAGCAATAATCGCCAATTAAATACGTCTATGATGGCTAGCtacaaaattttgtataatggggatttaaaaatgttgaaaagtaACATGAGAGTGAAGCAGATGAACCCTGATGCATTCAAATTAGACAAACCGGAAAAGGAtttcaagaacaaaaaatataatattgccTTGTCCGGGTGGGAGGAAATACGGAAAGATGAGGGCTCTGGAGGAGTccggaaaagaagaagaacggCGAGGCAGAGAGAGGACTGAATTATTACCCCGTCTTTTGCTCTCTTTTGAAGGCCACCACGGATGTATTTGGGGTACGCTGCTTCCCAACACAAAGCTTAACGCTGCCACTGCCAGACTGAACGAGGCTGCAAGCTTTGAAACTTTATTTTCGGGATTTTGGGTATACGGCTTCCATATGCTTTTTACGTGAAAATATAGCCGTAGCGCACAAAAACGAGCGGTTGGTTGATTTGGGCGTACTTGGGGCAAGGAAAGCCGTCTTGATAGAgtagaaaatattaataagcTTGTAATTAGTCtacaattttattcaaaataaagcatagttatgtaaaattgcaagatttttttttaaatgtcacaATTACAttgattaattgatttaaattgAAGAatacaataattataaaataattgtagttTTATTATTACTCAATAGAGTAATATGCACCagaaatttttattgaaaatactaTCTcgcaaaatttataaataaatagttgTGGTacctcatattatatatttttttatataaaaaagatttaatatatcgtctttttgtaatatttatttgtaaatctagcatttctcaatttgcatgattaagaaaattagCAATATAATGGAAATTTTGCAAAAATCAATTCGTTGAATCTGGCTATCTATGATATTGTTAATTTGGAAATGAATCTTCCAATATCaataggacaaaaaaaaaaaaaaaaaaactaaaacgtATGCATTACAATtcaatcttttaaaataatgtaagaGTTTTTAAAACATATACAATACTTCAGATCCAATAAGGAATCTGAATACAGAGCGATTGCCCATTCAGCAATTGAAATTCAGTGGATAACCTCACTTCTTCATGAAATTGGCCTTGACATCTTCGGCTCCAACACTCTCCGTAACATAGGTGTTAATGACTAAAAATTGCACAAGTCAAAACGGGGTAAAGAGTAATTTCGGCATACTAAGATAGTCCAAAATTAGATGAGGTGGTTTGAGATCAACCTAGAATGGTAATACTATGCTCATACATACATCCGTagtaataaatgaaaaataaatacaaaaaatataaataaagatgaaaatacataaatttacaTAGTTTAGCACATGACCTACGTCTACGGGTCGTTTGGAAGACAAATTTACTATGATATGGATATTTACAGCCATTCACGATCTCTCTTTACAATGGAGGTTGAAAACTAGTTCTCTTTCGGAGAAGATTATCTCCTAGAGTTCTCATTCTGAAGTTGAATATAGTACTCCATATTCTCGTGAAATCCACCCAGTCTCATCTCTTATATCCCTTTTATTCCAGCCCTTTGGAATGGTGATGAAATACCTTTTACGTTTTCTCTTGCATGTCTGACttgtttttctcttcatttatcATCTTTATCACTTTTTTCTTGACACCTGACTTCTTCTGATATTGTCTTATCTCCTATGCGTATCTGtcatttatctctctttttgctcatctttctcttctcatcggacatttattttttattgtattccCTCGTTATCACATAATAGTGACCTTTTAATAGACTAGGTCTATTAAAATAGTGGCCCTTTAATAGGAACTACGTATACGTACCTTACCGCAAACTCCATTTTTCCATACGGTAGTTTGTGATCTAAGTTGCTTCTCGTGCATTGAATGTGAAGTTCATTTCGCAAAGCAACTATCTGCTGGTTACTTCTCTTCGTGACAATCTCAATGTCTGTAAAACTACCGTTGAGATTGCGGGGGACCTATTGATCAGACAATTGAAGATAGATTATAAGATAAGAATAATAATACTCAATGTAGAGCTACAGATGAGAAGAATATCTTCACAGCAAATTTATcttcctaatacttaaaagcgtgtataagatgaacagtagtgaatagtgcCGTCCAACAAAATCATAGCAAagcaaaaccacggcaaaatccCCACATCCCCACAAAATCACAgcaaattcatcacaaaaataccacaaagtgatcacaaaaccacggcaaaaccaaaaccacggcaaaataAGGCAAGACCGCGTCCCTCTCTCTGCATCCTCAAagcaaaaccacggcaaaatccccacaaaatcacagcaaattcatcacaaaaataccacaaaatacagcaaattcaccacaaaattaccacaaaataaaaaaatcactagacaaatcacggtggtggaggggaaactggccgtgtgtgagagggagagagtgtgagagaggTGAGGATgcatggtggctcggctggacGTGGGGATggctacgagaggtggtcggtggccAAAGGAGGTCCCGGTAGTGGTGCGGTAGCCAGAAGAGGTGGAGctccgccgtgggtgtggagaacccgtgtaagagagaggtggacttcctgggggcaaacggcagggagacggaggccgagctcgctggaggaggATGGCCGATGGCAggggaggctaccgtggaggtggtggcatcGGAGGACGGCACACGGCGGCGCAGCAACATTAAGCCCATTCGGGTTGTGCactaccgagagagaggaagagagagcgtgagagagggagaccgatGTGGagggactcgccggagtgaggtggtgccggtggaaggggcGGTGAGACTCACCGGTGCACGGCGGCTCCGGGCTGGGCAGTGGAGGAATTGGGCATGGGGAGAGCTTACGGCGTACgctgaaggagagggaggacagagagagagatcgggggggagaaaagtgagggaggaagagagaggggcaGAGGTTTTATCGTAAAATACAGGGGTTTTACCGTAAAATACAACGTTTGGgatctaaaatttgtttaaattgtgcagattttatacactttaaaattatataaataatttctattaaaatttagagatataattataaaattgtaatatttattactataataaataatctctcttgttaaaatttatatataaataatttttcttattaaaacactgatttaaactaatttaaaattaaaataattaaaatataaataacaaatcatatataaactatcaaatttaatttataaaatactaatatttcatcattaaataaataatcaaattttattaaatatttttaagaaattaatctcaaccccTCCTTTTAAGTccttagataaatattttaagtcattattaaatatttttcagatattaaatAGCATatgatacataaactatcaaatttagtttataatccgaaaatatgtcctgaatgtatatttcactttttttatttttctttttttttcatatatatttttaatcatcataaacaatttttaaaaaaataaaaaatttacaacatcattaaaaaatacttctttaatcactaggtaaaaaaaaaaaaaaaaatttgggcaaACGTCACTTGGACGTTACCCACTGCTAgtataagaataaagttgaaagtgatcaagaaaatgaaattatatctGAAATTTAGGACCAGGACTAGTTATGGAGTATAGAGTCCTGGTCATctctttgtaaaaattatttcacaTTATAAATACAATTGCAACTGTCCAAAAACAAACGTACGGAAAGCCATCCTTTCGTTCCAAGAAGTCTCTTTGCTTATAGAGTCAGACCCCACCGAGGAGTCATGTTCCTTGTACTTTTTTACGTGTTGTGACTTGTGATTATAATTTATTCCCCCATTCTTTTTTCCAAGGCCACTCTAATATCTCCGTCTCACCAGAATCATGTCATATCTCACTCTTACGCACGTACGGAACCGACCCTGTCGTTTCTGATGGTTTTTCAGCAAAGATGCCACGTGTAGCGAAGTGGCAACATTGACGTAGAAAAGATCCCATTCCCTCCGCTACCTTGAATTATTTTCCaatactatattatactaaAATACACAAATCactgacctttttttttccccaaagaTAATCCCCAACAATGCAACGGCTGTTCTGTCGCCACGTCTACAATTATGATAAAGTCGTCCCCTAACAAGTCAAAAGAAAGGATTGGGAGAGGAAACTCCTGAAGTGCCCGCCCAGAGGGAAATTAAAAAcgtatttcttttcctccgtGAGCAGGCCGAAGCTTCCCTCACGCGCTCCCGTCACCGctggatattaaaaaataattggcaaGTCGGCCGAAAATCACGACATAGGGCGGCGAGTCGAGCTAATTAAAACCGCGTCCTCATGAGTCGCTGACAAACATATCCATCCCATAACTCGTTAAGACATCCACGTACGTTACACATGACATCTTTGCATGCTCTCTTCTTTGTTATTCAATTGTTCCTTGGACTTTCCCTGTTTTCGTTTTGTCCCAACTTCCCAttatctctctatatatagCAAGGCCAACTTCCATTCATTCAACTAAATTTTCACAAGTTCAGGTGCACGTACGAAGTACAGAAAGTCGAGAGTTATCTAGTTTGTTCTAGCAACAGCATTTGAAGGTTCATCATGGAAACTAAACACGATGCagcttctccttctccttctccttcgaTGGATGAGAAGTCTTCGAAATCAGTTTTGGGAAGATTACGTCGCAAACTATCTTCAAGAAAGACGGATAAACGTTCTATTTCATCAACTGATTCCGAGACGAGCAAATACTGCAGCGAGCTTCAAAGGGTGTTCGAGTACTTTGACGAGGATGGGGATGGTAAAATATCTCCTGCCGAATTGCAAACCTGCGTGAGCACCGTGGGGGGGAATATGTCCATGGATGAGGCAGAAGTAGTAGTAACTTCGTCTGATTTGAACGGGGATGGGCAGCTGGACTTCGAGGAATTCCAGAAGCTATTGGAGGCAAGCGGAGAAGAGGAGAAGAACGACGCGCTTAAAGGGGCTTTCGCCATGTATGAGATGGAAGGGTCCGGGTGCATCACTCCCACGAGCTTGAAGAGGATGCTAAGCCGACTTGGTGACTCCAAGTCCGTTGACGATTGCAAAACCATGATCCGAACGTTTGATCTCAATGGCGACGGCGTTCTCAACTTTGAAGAGTTCAGAATTATGATGCGCTAAATCCAACCCCGTCGATCTTGATCAgcaagaatattttatttttcctgtgactgttttcatttcattcattcttttgCACACATTTGTCGATGCCGCCGGACTTCCTCGGGCTTGTAAAATAATCTGCTCACGTTGGTTAATTTGAATTCGTTAATGGAACGTGTGATCATCACTgcttctttatatataatctctctttttcctctGATCTTCAAAAATATTGAACAAAACTTTTCAACCATGAAGGCTgagaagtatatatatttctcactCATTTATATAAACCTTACCGTCTATATATCTAGCCTTGGGTCCCCaagtatatatatcttcatacTTAACGTCCgctaaaaaggaaaattaaaatatagttggaTATAAAGAAACAGAAATCTCTGAAGTTTGGAGCCTTTATATTCCATAATAGTCTGAATCACTAGCATTACTCAGATGTCATATTCAATGAGCTTTATCACTTTAAAACCAAGTAACAGGGTAGGCACATCGCTAAGATCCTATTACCAACATGTCAGACGGACATGTTTACATGCACACGAGGAAAAGTAAAGAAACAGGAATCTCTCAAGTTTAGAGGCTTATATCCCGTTGAGGGTAACCACAACCTTGCGTGGAGTAGCGTTGTCGCGGTGCTCACATAGCCATATCCCCTGAAGCATAATAGCAGAAGGAACTATAACATACTctgatatagttatatataatattgcagGAAAAAATCGAATGGCTTATAGAGCTAATAATAGATGTTTTAGATAAGATCTAAAGTACTTATGCACGCGCTACATGATTTATGTGAGGATATGCGGGATTGAAACATAAGCTCACTCTACACCTCTTGGTTACTTGGGGGAGTGGGTGGTGGTGCCAGATAGTCCAAGGAGTCGAAGACTATTGGCATGACCTGCAGTATTTTGGTGATGTTTTATCCCTGCCCACATTTTTATGATctttctaatatagatttttccAATAGACTGAAAAACAAGTCGCATCTTTACACTTTGATAAAGTTAAGCCCTACAAAACTTCACTTATTTGGAAAACAAAAGCCCTACAAAACTAGGTCCAGAAAAAGGCCAACTCTAACGTTACACCATCAGAGCCATTTACCTTCTGTGCGTATTTGAGGAAATATTttcagtttaaaaaaaaaaaaaaaaaaaatcagttttttcATCTATATCTCAGACTGTGTTATCCTTATAGAAATTTACCAAGAGCAATAAGATTTTAACTGAGTTTAAAAGACTACGGCTTGTGCAAACCTTCTTTATCATTAGCCAAGCATGCATGAGAGGATTGGAACTGATTCCCCAATCATGTctctttaatattttcaattcactttttcttctttccattggctttatctaataaaaatcaaactcgtGTGTCCTAGAGCAACTAATTTTCCAGAAACATACTGTTAGATTCAAATCATCAAAAGCATCCATGTGAAAATTCTCCTGATCATTTATAACTTCCAAAGAAATTTTAGTgactaacttataaaaaaaaaaaaaaattttagtgacTACTGTCATATACCTGCCAGGTTCCCATGTTAAGCTGTCCATTTGTGATTGGAACCCTGCATAAGAATTAAGACAGATTGATTAGAAAGCAGACTATAAAACTTCAGAGTAAATGAACAGTTCTAAGTTCTAACTACAAATCTAAAATCATCGCACGTCAGGGTGCAGCCAAACATTGACGATTTGATATGTGCCGGCATGTCGTCCGGGCCTGCAGAAGTTACACAACTCAAAATCAACAGGgagaagtgaaaaaaataaagacagtATTCATGGAATTAGAAATCGAAACCAAAATAACAAGAATGAAAGCCTACTAACCTTCAATGGTATGCCTCCAAGGTGCAGACCTTCCCTAAAAAAAGATACCCAAAACCACATAAGGTCTTATAGATGAAGTAGGATGCTTGCATGAAATACTAAACCACACAAACAGACCTCCGGGACTATCCTGTTGAGAAATGTCTCAGTATCATCTCGAACATCAGAGTCGTAATTCTCATTGATGGTAAGAGAAGCGCTTGTATGCTGtactgaaaattttaaaataaaagataattccAATAAACAAATCCACACTGAACAAGAAGGGACAATTATGAGATGGTTCTCGTACTACTTACAGAAGAGATGA
Protein-coding sequences here:
- the LOC109007742 gene encoding putative calcium-binding protein CML19; translation: METKHDAASPSPSPSMDEKSSKSVLGRLRRKLSSRKTDKRSISSTDSETSKYCSELQRVFEYFDEDGDGKISPAELQTCVSTVGGNMSMDEAEVVVTSSDLNGDGQLDFEEFQKLLEASGEEEKNDALKGAFAMYEMEGSGCITPTSLKRMLSRLGDSKSVDDCKTMIRTFDLNGDGVLNFEEFRIMMR
- the LOC109007741 gene encoding UPF0047 protein YjbQ-like, with amino-acid sequence MQTSSMFSPAKPTFAPLRVRSLYTRPTPSTANDPSLMAEAAAAAGAAPKWAQKTITLPPQKRGCHLITPKIKKEIAQDLSEFKCGLAHLFLQHTSASLTINENYDSDVRDDTETFLNRIVPEGRSAPWRHTIEGPDDMPAHIKSSMFGCTLTVPITNGQLNMGTWQGIWLCEHRDNATPRKVVVTLNGI